Part of the Actinomycetota bacterium genome, AGAAGGGCGGGGTGGAGGGCGAGGGTGGCCGGTTCCGGCGGAACCATTGCGTGCCGATGCCCAGGGTCGACTCGATCGCGGAGCTGAACGAGCTGCTCGCCGCGGCCGACGCGAAGGATGATCATCGGCGGATCGGGAACCGGGTCCACACGGTGGGGCACGACTGGCAGCAGGAACGGCTGCTGCTGCGGCCGTTGCCGGCCGAACCGTTCCCGACCTGGCTGAGCTTGACCCCGCGAGTGGACCGGCAGGCCCGGGTCACCGTCCGGCAGTGCCTGTACTCGGTCCCGGCACGGTTGATCGGCCACACCGTCCGGGTCCAGCTGGGTGCCGCCCAGCTCCGGGTTTACGACCGGACCCGACTGGTCGCCACCCATGAGCGGCTGCTGGCCCGCGGCGGCCAGTCGTTGATCTTGGACCACTACCTGGAGGTGCTGCAGCGTAAGCCGGGCGCACTGCCCGGCGCGACCGCACTGCAGCAGGCCCGGAACGCGGGCAGCTTCACCGCCACCCATGACGCGTTCTGGGCGATGGCCCGGGCCCAACTCGGCGACTCGGCCGGCACCCGGGCCCTGGTGGAGGTTCTGCTGCTGCACCGCCGGATGGAACCGGCACAGATCGAGGCGGGGATGAGGGCAGCGGTGCGGCTCGGCAACCCCTCACCAGACATGGTCGCGGTCGAAGCCCGGGCCGCCGCCGGGTCGCCGGTTCCCGGCCCGGTGCCGCTGATCCTGCCCCGGCGAACCGGCCGCGGTGACGGGGCCGACCTGGCCCAGGTCACGGTGCTGCCGACCGATCCGCGTCCGCTGCCCGCCGTGGACCGCTACGACTCCCTGCTCGACCTCGACCAGACCACGAGCGCCGGCGGCGAACGATGACGGCGCCAAGGCGTCTCGACCCGGAGCCGGCGGCCGCGGCGGCGATCGAGGCAGCCTGCCGCGCGCTGCGGCTGCCGACCATGCGGACCCGGTTCGCCGAGATCGCCGCCGCCGCCGACCGTGAACAGTTGTCCTACCTCGGGTTCTTGGCCGAGCTGGT contains:
- a CDS encoding IS21 family transposase, whose amino-acid sequence is KGGVEGEGGRFRRNHCVPMPRVDSIAELNELLAAADAKDDHRRIGNRVHTVGHDWQQERLLLRPLPAEPFPTWLSLTPRVDRQARVTVRQCLYSVPARLIGHTVRVQLGAAQLRVYDRTRLVATHERLLARGGQSLILDHYLEVLQRKPGALPGATALQQARNAGSFTATHDAFWAMARAQLGDSAGTRALVEVLLLHRRMEPAQIEAGMRAAVRLGNPSPDMVAVEARAAAGSPVPGPVPLILPRRTGRGDGADLAQVTVLPTDPRPLPAVDRYDSLLDLDQTTSAGGER